The following DNA comes from Xiphophorus hellerii strain 12219 chromosome 5, Xiphophorus_hellerii-4.1, whole genome shotgun sequence.
AGAACATCTGAAAAGCCTATACTATAGATAGCGTCTAGTTAGTCCCTTTTAGATCACTGTAGAAACACAATGAAAGGCAGAATAGGGATGCAGAGCAAGTACAAAAATACACTGTCCATTTCAGCATCACACAAGCAAGGCGTATTATTTACACAGattcatataaaaaatatgcattcttttatgcttccttccttccttcaacAAAATATTGCAACCTAGAATAAATTTTCAAAACCCTGTACCGTTCTCACTAGGTGTCTTGGAATGAATGGGAATCCTGCCGGAAGCTTTTGGTTATCTCTGCTTTGTGGCCAGTGCGATACGGATCCACTTCCAATGGTACGACGGACAAAAGTTAAATGAGCAGTAAATACAAACTCGATAAGATTCAATTCACCACAACAATAATTAAGTCTGATTCAGTGAGTTTTGATTTAATAGAATATAATAGGATGTGATACAATCAGTTCGGATAAAGCAAGAGAATAGTGCTTTGTGACTTACAGAGCATAATTAGTagaaacagaacattttctcaAGAAAACCTTGTACTATAATACCTTTACATAAATCACGTTGCTCTCATTAATCGGACACTTTGCTGtctcaaaaacagaaactgaggGAACAAAATACACTGGTCAGCATTGTTTTTATACCAGCTGCTGTAAAATTGTTTCTTCGGGAACATTTGTGAAATGCTCTGCACTAGACTGATGAGGTTCAAATGTACTAAGTGAACTTTGAATTCAAGATGAAGAAACATGTCAAAGAAAACACGTTGCACTGCTTTGGGAAAGCATTTAGCCTTTTTGATTTCTATGAAggtaatgttaaataaaatatatatgacGATGATTTAAGCAAATTTGTCCTACAAAAAGAATACACACCACCATATTTGTTACAAAgaacaacaaagtcaatgtttggAAGGAGCCATCATAAACTCTAATCTCAGAACAGTAGAAAATCTGTGGGCAGAGGTGAAAAAGGTGCGCAAGCAAGGGAGACTACTAAACTAACTCACCTACAGCAGTTGGGAGGAATGAACTAAAAGACCAAACTATTGTAAGAAGCGTGTGGaagaatccatccatccatccatccatccatccatccatccatccatccatccatccatccatccataaatccatccatccatccatccatctatccatccatccattcatccatctaaATCCAAGGATGATTTAGAGAGAGACCAATGAACCTTACAGTCATGTATTTATACTATAGAAGAAATCCAAAATAGAAAAGCAAACATGagaagttaaagaaaaattataaaacaaaaaaagatcgAACAGATACCAttctcattattctggcatttagtaaGTATAAACAAATTTGATAAATCTAACTGACCCAAATAGcaaagttttgtctgatttcctGTGAgactgagaaaaaatattttctgtctctgtcttttaaaaaagtggatacattttaaaaacgtATTCACGTTTTTAAAACGTGGAtacaaatttctgttttttactaCATATGTACCTAGCTACAATGTCCAAAATATGTGAATGAATGCATGACTCGGATTTAAAGGTATTTACTAGTAAGATTGATACATAGAATTTTGCATCATTTCATCTCCTGATTTTCAATGGATATTGAATAAAGTTGATGTTTATTCAGTAAACTGATGTTAGCTTCACACTCACACTTCCCAGTTACAGTATATCCATAGCTTACTGTAGTCAAAACATTAAAcaactgcagaaataaaatacaaaaataattcagagcCACACTGGCCCAATATCGTGGTGAAATAGTCTGTGCATCTTTACTGAAGACTTTCCTctcagactttctttttttttttttacagtctctCAATAATGACGAGATACATTTTAACTTCGCAGCCCGAGTTAACATCAATAATTTATTCTTCtccatttaaaatttaaagcgCAGCACATTAACGTCTTGCCACACCTGCTCCTTCACGCTGTCCACCCTCCACTGGGCTTTTTTTCACCGCTGTTCCCGTCTCTCTCTTAGCTTCTCCTTACGCTATAATGAAGACAATGACAAGTCCTCCTTCTCTCCACTGAACCACGGATGTTAAATGAAACGATGGCAGAGAAGGCGACAGACCACATAATGTAAGGCCATCGTCCAGACGCCTCCAATTACGCTTTGGCCTTAATTGGTGGCCGTGGCAAGGATGAGGAATTCTTCATTGGTGTGCATTTGCGCCTTTCAAAGCACAGCATTGGCCCAGAGAGGACAGCGAGTCAGTACAAATGAAAGCTGACAGAAAATCCACATGGTACAATCGGTCTAGGAGAAAAAGGGCATGACAGTGACTAAAGGGGACCTGGGCTCTGAAATAACTGGGGGTAGTTTGCAGGGCAAGATCTGTATAATTAAGCGGTCTGCGTTGTTGTTCAGATGGCAAATTCCCTTTGTCTTGACAGGAGTGGACCGTTGCCCTTTAGACTGCGATGCTTGGCAgtgttcactttatttttttttccacactccTCCAGACCTCTGTGACCAagttaattttcaaattttaagcTTGAATAAATCCAGTAAGTTAGAGATCCATGGATCTTAAGGCCACATGTCCTTCAGAGtttttccttcacattttttttatttattcttcaccCCCTCTCTTTAGCCCACAGAGATTGACTTGGAGCAGCCGGTGTTATCTCCAGAGAGGCAAAGGTTGGTGGGGGGAGTGGGGGTGAAGGCCACAGATTTGTCCTTATCTATTCTGAGCACACCTAAAACAAATTAGACCTGGCGGCCGCTGCTTATTTGGCTCCCCCACTCTCATTAAGGGGCTGAAATCCAGGCTATTTTCCTCGAGGTCCTGCCTCTCTACCATTTTGGGGTCTTGTCTTTTATCGCTACAGCAAAGGTTTCCAGACAGACATGCCGCCTTTTCATCTCAACCATTTCATGTAGTCAAACCAACCCTGCACAAATACCGAGACTGGGAGAGTGAGCATCCCTCCCTATGCTGAGATACTGTTTTCCTACACATCACTTGATGCTGACCTTTGACATTTGTTAATTGAAAGAGCAATCTGTTCAGTCTCATCCTGGTCTCCCTTCAGCCTTATGCTGCAAGCAAATCGAAGCCTCTTTAGATGtagctgcatgttttttactCTGTCTTTGGAACAAGAGCAAATGTCTTCAAATTCATTATTATATCGTATTGCATAGTACCATATTGTATTTAGGTGTGGGCGATATGACAGGACTGAACtctaaaaatgttgaaacattgATTATctgcaaaatcagaaaaattttGAAGGCCCAGGTAATGCAGACAATGTTGCGTAATTTGATAAATTAGGAATATCAtgttcttttttacatattttgtgaaatttattgttttcttagtTGGTCTTTTCTTTGAAGGTAATCTTAGCGATGCCATGTCTGCAAATgttgttaaacatttttctttgtaaaataaagtttaacaaattaataagtaaatacatataattactaataatttttgtttttaacctaaTGAATCAACAATCATTTCCatctctactttttttttttactggaaggTGGAACAAAAGAAAGACTGTATTAGCCAGTGCAGATGCATGTCATACTCAAACCATACATCACCAGTCAATAAGAGCTACAACCGAGTGCTTAGTTCACACAATTAACTGCAATTGAAAGAATATGTGCGTCAAGGCAAATTATTAGGAAGTCATATAGAAATAGAGAATggatgctaatgttagcttataGTTTTTATACTCCTGagcattttattctttattcctTAGCTTCAAATAAATACCTTAGAAAAGTATTTAATACCTTACCTTAGATTAAAGGCATTAAATACCCTTAATGTTGGAAGCATTCTCTTTGTCTGACTGATGTTggttacattaaaatattaatctattttcagataaataaaaatacaattaaaaaataatccatgAATGTCCTTTGGCTCAAATATCCAGATatatgcttttctttaaaagaactTCAGATTTGGAACATCTTGTCCCCAGAAGGGTTCAGATGTCTGTTGCTCAGGGGCTTTATGACAGCAAATGTAACACCAAAAAAAGTCTCCAAAATATTATTGATCATGCTGAGTATAtaataactgataaaaaaatgaaCCAAGGGACATGTTTTACTCTACTACTGGTTTGTCACGGAAAATCATCCATTAATATTATGAAGTATAGAACTTACTGTTATGTTATGAATGACAAAATAGTTTGCTTTTTAAGATGATGTTGTAGTTAATGTTACCTGGCGTTGAAAAGCTTTGGTCACTCAGAATTAAATACTGTATATcataatgttaataaaaaatggCACTCAGAACCATAATTCTGTATCATTGGAAGCATTTTtcaaccatcatcatcatcatcatcatcatcatcatcagtgcTATAGTAACTGTGACAGTGGTTCTGGTTTTCTGACATATTAACCTGTTTATACCTGCTACACAGATGATGCTGAGGAAGGCACACAAACAGATATTTACTAAGACAAACATATCCCACTACCTTTACCTTCCTCATCCATATGCAAACAATACaaagatttacaaaataagattttaagaaGTAATGATCCATCCAACTTTGCACATGCCGACcaattataaacaaaaacaaatgagtcatttttaaagttttttttttttccaaaatgtttgcGATGAGTTATCTTGACTGTGTCAAAAAAGGAGAACGGTTAAggtcatatttttaattaaggtaTAATGTAACATTAATTGAATTCATAAATGAATAAAGGTGAAATGTTTATGCTTTCTCTAAAACATTGTACATTTTCTGACAGCTCTGTGTGAGCCGGTTATGGATTATGTTAGCACATGGCCGTATTCTGCAATGATCAGAAAATCCTGGGTTACAAAACCTACAAAATGCTGGTTTAGAAAAAGATAATCGGACTCACAGAATGTTAGTGTGGTTTGTATTTTCCTTCCATTACACTTTCCAAAATGCAAAGACCTATTTTTACTCTACCAAGTTATAGCTATTTGTTAGCTTCTTAGACAAATTAAAAGTTAGTTTGTCGTAAATAGTTTAAGCAGCAAACAAAGAGAAAGTCTCCTCCTGCTCTCACATGAGTATAGCATTTGAATGTTAATGCGGGACCTTTGAGCCATCTGAGCTCGAGCTATGCAAAGGTAACTGCTCGGGAAATGTTAGGTTAGATGAGATTCATCTGCCAGACTAATCCATCCTGGAGcctgagagcagcagcagaagcgGGAGTAGCAGCAGCGAGACAGAGCAGGATCTGCTGCAGAACGGCATGGCGGTGACACGGGGCAATTCTCCAGGGCCTTGCATTAGCGCGCTAAATTAAAGGGGGTATTAGATTAAATTGGCTCTCCGATTTCAGGGGTGTGAGTAAAATTCTGATTTGCATTTTCCACCGCTGCTTAAGATATAATTAGTTCAGGGTGATTCCCATGTGGAAAACATTGACAGGCAAATCTAACTGGTTGCCGGTAGCTTATCGTCTCTTGCGAGGCAAAAAGGTACGCTCAGCTCATGCTTGTGTGTTACTCTGTGCTTGTGTACCTCTTTGCCTGTGTAAGTGGATAGTGCTCATAGAGTGAGCACTATCTATGCTCACTCTATGTCAGTGAGCATAcatagtgtttttctttttttgtttttacaaataaaactgaaaagtgatGCACATATTTGTATTTGCATTACTTGATCTAAATCATGGAACTGTAGCTGTGGCTGTGTTcttagggttgttgtcctgctggaaggtgaaccacCGCCCTAGTTTCGATTTGCATAAAGGGTTTTCATTCAGATTTGCCCTGTGCTGAGTGTCTTCTCTCTTACCATCGACTCGTCCCGATCCCTTTTACAGAAAAGCATCcacacagcatcatgctgccaccactacaGGGTTTGTCGCCTAGTTGGtttggtgtgttcagggtgatgtgaaGTGTTAGTTTTCAAGGTAGTGAGCCATGTTGTGGTAATTTTGCAGTTGTAtcatactatttatttttcagaccaCTGATTGAACAGAGCTTTGAGAGATATTTGAAGCTTGggaaattgttttataatctaaatCTGCTTCAAACTTCTCCCCCAACCTGTCCGATGTACTCATTTGTCTTCATTATGGTGTTTGTTCCCTAATATTCCTTAACAAACCTCCAAGGTATTTACAGCCAAATTTATACTGAGAAACAATATAATTCCACACAAGTAGACTGTCTTTACTAGCTAAGCAACTTCTGATGGCAATTATTTATAGTGGGTTTTGTTTAGGAGTAGCAGAGTACAGAGGGCTCAGTACAAATGTATGTCACACATATTCTATTGGtctgtgttggtccatcacatacAACCCAGTAAAAGACTGAACACTTTTGCATGGCATTGTATTTGCATTAATGTAAggttcatgtaaaaaaaaaataaaacatatctcTCAAAACTAACTCAGGAGCTTCCCTCCTCCTTCACAACTTTTGACTCAAAAGCATTTCCGTAGCCAAAGCCTCACCTGTAATTACAAACGCAGAGCCAAAAATAACAATTACTGCCGGAAAAGTCCATCCTATGAATTACTGAAGAAGGTGAAGAAGCTTTTAAAAGCAAGTGCAGGTTTGCTTAGAGGCTGCACACCCTTGCTAATTCCACCCTTCTTTGCAAATAGATGTTTTCCAGAAGCGAGTCTCCCCTCGGATAATAAACATGAATTCAGCTTCCTGCGCACCTGTTTGGGGGCACCTGTTCGAACATGAAACTGACACATTTGGAGCATCAGCATCCAGTCCACACTAAACCAAGGGCAGCATTGTTTTTCCACACTGTCCAAAAGCTACATCAATTAAACTCAGTTTACCTCATAGTGTATTAGAGGCATTCAAAACCTGGACACTTGTGAGTTCATGCAAAAGATGCAAGGTTCTTTTAGGTTTTCACCTTTAGACTTATTTGAAAAAGGGAGACCCTGCTTATTGTCCTAACAATGTCTcttgcattaaaagtcattaaatttaattcaaacatacatatttctaaaaattagtttcaaaagtcaacTTCTTCCCAAATAACCGCTAGCTGTACTAACAAACTGTGacacttttgttttcagtgagaaatatttttggccAAAATGAGAGCAACGACATCAGTAGCCAGAAAACATGATATAAGCTGAAAGGCATATATGGTGTGTTTAGAATACTTAATATCAAAAAATCAAGAGCAATATATTCAgattaactaaaaataaaatatgtgaaccATCTGGAATCAATGTACAATAGTTTGGTCTCTGTTTGACCAGTCCAgcaattcaaattattttttttttcttgcctaaatcatttttggcaaaaacaaatacttacaccattattttaggaagaagATAATATTGTGCTTTTCACCTTTTTCTCTAAGATGTTCCTAAAGCCAATACAGCATCAAAAATACtctcgtttttgttttttcatgaatCCAATTGGGTTTTTCCAAATctcaaactgtattttaaataatctcTGTTCAGAGTAAAATAATCTAGACAAGGTTGAACTAGTATAAACTTATAATGTTGACCATGAGATGGTCAAAAGCTGTACAGACTTCTTGAAAACTCTAATATATCCCTTTGTTTGTGAATTAGATATCAACTTTACACCACCGTGGACACCCAGTACTCCTGATTGGAAATCAAATTAAGTTCTGGAATACCTATTTGACATATGCTGGACAGAAAGTCATCAAACCCATATCAAAGACTGTCAGTAactgaggttttgtttttaaattgattaacaTCTATTTTAGTAACTGGCCAATTTGTTGTCAGTGAGGAGGTGAATAATCTGCcttgtttcaatatttttttgttttagcccAGCCCCTAAACATAAGAAACAACTACAACTTGTTTgttcaatttgaaaaatataGTAGTTTTGTTATTCAACAGAAGACAGATAGTTAGattctaaaaaggaaaaaagttttttttttagcatcatCCTGTCAAAATGAGTCATGATTGGCCATTTGGTAAATTATATGTTCCACAGTCAGTAGCcatgcataaaaataaagttgaatcTCTGAGTATCAAGTCCtctagtctgttttttttcttttgtattttattttttatcaaaccaATTCCAGTGCTAAACTGGTGCTGGGGCTCACTCACTTAGCGCCAGTTCTTTCTGCTTCCGCCTCTGCAAGTTCTGGCTGACACCAATAAAATGGAGGTTTCACAGCACAGACTCTTATCTGGATCAGAGGAAAGAACAGGAGTTTGATGTAGGCTTAATGAAACCAACAACCAACcaacattttgttctttggcTCATTGTAAACAAATAACTGTAAAAACACAGAGTTTCAACATTATAATATGAGCTCACTGTCTTACATTTCCTTTGTTCTAACATTAAAGTTACATTTCACATAGTTACAGCCACTGTTTTCTGCTAAATTCTTTCACACAACTTTTAAGTCagtttagaagaaaaaaaatagtaatcttTTAATATCGTCAGATCAGGTTGCAAACACCTCCTGTACTCTAATGTGGTTTCCAGCACGCCTGGTGCCGATCAGAGATCACATGGGTGGGATTCTGAGATAATATGATTTGTACAGGAAAACTGTCAGAATACACATTATAAGCTGAAGAATGAAACATTTGCTGGATGAGATCTTTATAGTGATGTACTAATATAACACCAAACTGGTTAATAGCAAcagaaaaccaaactttttCCCCTGTTTGTAGAACCTGTTATTCACTAATGTTTGTAACACTGATCTAATGGAAGTGAATATGATCAGAATCTCAATTTGGCTGCAATTTTAACTAATTTTCATTTGATCACTGGAAAGGAGTCAAAGCAGTAATTTGATATTACATTAGTCTATATTATCTTACAAAACCACGGTAAAGAGGTGGTGGCGAAAGTGAGCAAAGATTTTGACAAACTGATGTCTTAAgttcagttttaacaaatgaatCCATAAACGCCATTTTTCCAAAAGTAGATTAGGTAACACTTTATGATTAACCCAGTTTTCCTCTCTGTGTAATCACTTAATTAATGAGCAAATTATCCGAGCCTCAGGTTGCATCTGTTAGAAACACATTCATCCAGGCCCCTGTAGGCATACGTGTGAGTCTGAGGGCAAAGAGAAGCATATTTACAGCTGAAGATTCATATTTGGCCTTTGCACTTGATGCCCAAATGTCaactagaaaataaatcagcttgAATGAACCTGTTTGCCTTCATAGCTCTCTTGATATGCATCTGTCCCAGACTGATCCACACACACAGTCTGCATACTGTGTACCCACACTTCAATCAGTTCATTCATAATGTGTGGAAGGGGATCAGTTTATGGgattaacccccccccccccccccccccccctcccacctcccacacacacacacacacacacacacacacacacatacaacacTTTGGGGCCAGGGAAGGGGGGTGTTTTGAAAAACGCCATCAGCAGCTCCACCATCACTCTCACCATCTCTTGGTGGTCAGTGGCTGAGGCTTTGTGGGATATTGATTCTCCCCATCCAGAGACGGCTTCCATAATTGGTTAAAATGACCGGGTGCGGAGAGAGATGGCTCTCTGCTGAAAACCATTTCCCAGCCCTGCTTGGAGCAGAGCCAAACTCGGGGTTGTTCGGATGCGTTCCAGCCCCAGCCTGACTGGCAGCAATTAGGGGTGTCTGAGCCAAGCTCAGCTTGCGCTCCACACAAACACCCCTAATTACTGCCAATTAGGCTAGGCGGGTAGGCAGATTTGAGAAAGCAGGGGGATGTTCAGGCATGGGTGGGCATGGAAACAATTTTCAAGGGCTTAGAACGTGACTGGATGAAAAGGTTAATGCTTTGGAGTGCGAGGGGGATAATAACAAAAGAAGGGGAAGCAGAGCCTCCGTTCTCACCTCCAGCGACGAGCCAGGCTTCTTCTTCAACTCCTCGCATTTCCTAAATTTGCAGATCTGGTGGCCTGTTTTGCGGTTCCGACAACTGCTGCAAACACCACAGTTGATTAGCCGCCTGCAGGGTGCACACACCCCAcaccttttccttttcttcttcgcTGGGTTTCCACTGGATGCTGAGGAATTATTCTGTGGGCAGTCTGCCAGATTGGCAATTTGAAACGCACTGTCTGTAACGGCTGCTGAGGCTGCGGGGGAGTGAAGGGCTGTCATGACGATGACCCCGGGAGGTAATGAGATGCCCCCTAAAGCCGGAATAGCGGAAAAAGTTCCAACGCGTTCTGGGAGATTCATTATCTCTGCTTCAGCAGCGCCGCATTTCAGCTTGTTCATGCATTCTCCTGCTAAAGGTCTGCAGTGTTCGGGGGATAAGGTAGAGAGGAAATTATTATTTGCCATTTGCAGCGTCTCTGGCGGCACGCCAGGCTTCCCCGGCCTCTGGGAGTCATTTCTATGCATGCTGGTCCTATTAGGGTTTATTGCCGCTGATTTCCTTCCCCAGAGCATGGCGTTATCACAGTTCCAAGGGGACATACCAATTCTGGCGCTGGGAAAAATGGGCGTCGTGATTCGGGCAATTTTTGCAGTCTGCGGAAACGCACCGTTCGTTTTGTAAAAGTTCGCAAAAGACCTGTACCTTTCCATTTCTGCGTTATAATCCAAGAGCTGACTTAATCCACCATCCTGGAGATTATCCTTCTGCAGGAGCGACACGTCTGCATTTTGTCCGTTTTCAATGCAAAGCGCATTGTTTATGTTAGACATGGCTGGGGAGTGCTTGTCAGTGTTCAGGGGGAGAGTGTGAAGGTGGACGGGCCTTTGTCGAGCTGAAGCTGGTTAGGAACAATGAGTAACCATCCTGGTGTGTCTTCTTCAGCACTGGAAAGCAGAAAACGGAGAAGAAATAACAGTTACATGTACAGAAAAATGGTAAATAGTTTTATGCAAATTCAGCTTTCACTTTTCAACTTCAAGTTTCTCTAAAGGTAGCAACTGAACATGTGAAGCATTCTGTGACATGTTTTCAGGCTCTGAGGCTATTAAAAAGCAGTCCAAATGGACCTGCATCTGGTGACAGTGACATGATGAATGTGACAGGCCAGCCTAGAATTATTGtaatgctgaaaaatatttgcacatttcagaaaaaaaggaacACTTTCAACACTTTTAGAACTTGAGAACAAATGAATTAAACATTAGGACATTAATATCAATACGCCAATATAGTTTTGTATGTGATACTGCATTTTGAAACATCAGAAGGGACCCTCATTCATActataaaacaacaacagccaCAATCTTAAAATGATTACTTGGATTTCTCTAACACATCAAATTATTTTCTACAGGACTCAAGGTACAGCTAAAGTGCAGTGAATATATCGATTGTATCTGCAGCAACGGCAATAGGAGAGGCGGCCCTGTCCGTGTAAACAAGACCCTCACTGGTGTCTCTTAAGAGCACCTGGCATTCATTCATGGCCACTATTACAGTGACAGCCCTCAGTGATAGCCAGCGGTGGATTTACAACCAGATCATGGACCAGACCAACCACAGTGTCAGCTGCCTGAGGATAGGCCTCCTGAATGTGTGTGGAGGGTGGGAGTGGGGGGGAGGGCATTTCCTTTCTCTGCTTTTCCAACCAATCTGTCTGGATTTGGTTTCCACAGATAAAAGCCCATTAGACACATCTCTCCCTACTTCCATTACCGTTTTCTGGGCTTTCTCTTTTAATTGCAGGTCCGTCACTAGAACCGTCAAGCATTTCATATCCTATCCGTAGTTTTCACAAAGAGCAAAGTATAAATGTGTACACACAAAGCTGAGATCGATTCTCACTGGAGTCGCCCCAAGAAATCGTCTGGTGACCGTAA
Coding sequences within:
- the cxxc4 gene encoding CXXC-type zinc finger protein 4 gives rise to the protein MSNINNALCIENGQNADVSLLQKDNLQDGGLSQLLDYNAEMERYRSFANFYKTNGAFPQTAKIARITTPIFPSARIGMSPWNCDNAMLWGRKSAAINPNRTSMHRNDSQRPGKPGVPPETLQMANNNFLSTLSPEHCRPLAGECMNKLKCGAAEAEIMNLPERVGTFSAIPALGGISLPPGVIVMTALHSPAASAAVTDSAFQIANLADCPQNNSSASSGNPAKKKRKRCGVCAPCRRLINCGVCSSCRNRKTGHQICKFRKCEELKKKPGSSLERTPVNNGEAFRWFF